The following proteins are encoded in a genomic region of Mycobacterium sp. 155:
- a CDS encoding sterol carrier family protein, whose amino-acid sequence MAARGSADPVKTRAAVSAVADWLRDADAPAPARGQLADAVRLTARTLAGLAPGASVEVRVPPFVAVQCIQGPRHTRGTPPNVVETDPRTWLLLATGLRSLEDVAGAVQLSGSRATEVARWLPLVAL is encoded by the coding sequence ATGGCAGCCCGCGGTAGTGCCGATCCGGTGAAGACCCGGGCCGCCGTATCCGCAGTGGCCGACTGGTTGCGGGACGCCGACGCACCCGCACCCGCGCGTGGCCAACTGGCCGACGCGGTGCGGCTCACCGCGCGCACGCTGGCCGGACTCGCACCAGGAGCCAGCGTCGAGGTGCGCGTCCCACCGTTCGTCGCGGTGCAGTGCATCCAGGGACCACGGCACACCCGGGGGACACCGCCGAACGTCGTCGAAACCGATCCGCGCACCTGGTTGCTGCTGGCCACCGGACTGCGGTCGCTCGAGGACGTCGCCGGGGCCGTGCAGTTGTCGGGTTCGCGGGCCACCGAGGTTGCGCGGTGGCTTCCGCTGGTCGCTCTGTGA
- a CDS encoding CPBP family intramembrane glutamic endopeptidase, translating into MRTNKIHALLLAGGLIAWSGLVDPRLPARWQPVLRALVGTGLVAITRHPTGLRPTVVRPGLRWGAVAAVLVTAGTAATTAVPAVRVAMRQRELPANPAGWLMLRIPVGTVWSEETAYRAALASVGARAFGARGGRLLQAAAFGLSHIADARATGVPVVGTVLVTGGAGWVFGWLADRSGGLAAPMLAHLAVNEAGALAVLFFHRR; encoded by the coding sequence ATGCGCACCAACAAGATACATGCACTGCTGTTAGCTGGCGGGCTTATCGCGTGGAGTGGTCTGGTGGACCCGCGGCTACCGGCCCGCTGGCAGCCCGTGCTGCGGGCGCTTGTTGGTACGGGTCTCGTCGCAATCACCCGCCACCCGACCGGTCTGCGCCCGACCGTGGTGCGGCCGGGTCTGCGCTGGGGCGCTGTCGCGGCGGTCCTGGTCACGGCGGGCACGGCGGCGACGACCGCTGTGCCCGCGGTGCGCGTCGCGATGCGTCAACGGGAACTGCCTGCGAACCCCGCCGGGTGGCTGATGCTGCGGATTCCCGTCGGCACGGTGTGGTCGGAGGAGACGGCCTATCGGGCGGCGCTGGCGAGCGTGGGTGCCCGCGCATTCGGAGCCCGCGGCGGACGGTTGCTGCAGGCCGCGGCTTTCGGGCTTTCGCATATCGCCGACGCCCGCGCGACGGGTGTACCGGTGGTGGGCACCGTGCTGGTGACCGGCGGGGCAGGGTGGGTGTTCGGCTGGCTGGCCGACAGATCCGGTGGCCTTGCCGCGCCGATGCTGGCGCATCTGGCGGTCAACGAGGCCGGGGCGCTGGCCGTTCTGTTCTTCCACCGCCGCTAA
- a CDS encoding alpha/beta-hydrolase family protein — protein sequence MIEQTTNRHPLLVWAWALVRLDFAGITVGALFFCLSLTPSLLPRDWLFAGLIGGINAAIGYGIGVVLGKVLYRFVLRRRTWWPPAKRVLYGLKAVVVSGAVAACILMLGPAAAWQRQVSAVMGIEGPDTAGYLRTLIVAAAVAAALISTARVLRDAVRLLARVLVRRWHLNREVAQFIGTAVVVVLVVMLVNGVLYRGFLAGASRVFQPQNATTREGVSQPFERERSGSPDSFAPWDTLGFQGRNFVATGPHVDELTRLNGKPAKEPIRVYAGLHTGDTDQQRIAVVLSELERTHAFGRKVLVIVPTTGTGWVNPVAARALEMMYNGDTATVGMQYSYLPSWISFIADRQKSVDSGRAMIDAIHARWAELPPDHRPKLVLYGESLGSLAGQGAFSWLPDITRMGFSAVLWVGPPNASTLWHGLLVRRDPGTPAVRPRYDNGRTVRFSEAVDPGEIAADTAGPWEGTRVLFLQHPSDPIVWWSTDLLFSRPDWLVEPPGRDRTESMRWYPIITFWQVAADMTNASGVPAGHGHNYGESMLDGWAAVAPPAGWTPHDTDRIRIALQKTLAEDGPEN from the coding sequence GTGATTGAGCAGACCACAAACCGACACCCGTTACTGGTCTGGGCCTGGGCGCTGGTCCGGCTCGATTTCGCAGGCATAACCGTTGGCGCCCTGTTCTTCTGCCTGTCGCTCACGCCGTCGTTGCTACCTAGAGACTGGCTGTTCGCCGGACTGATCGGTGGGATCAACGCCGCGATCGGCTACGGCATCGGCGTCGTGCTTGGAAAAGTCTTGTATCGCTTCGTATTACGACGTCGAACATGGTGGCCTCCGGCCAAGCGAGTGCTGTATGGCCTCAAGGCGGTTGTCGTCAGCGGGGCCGTCGCGGCATGCATACTGATGCTGGGGCCCGCTGCGGCGTGGCAACGACAGGTGTCCGCCGTCATGGGTATCGAAGGACCGGACACGGCCGGTTATCTGCGTACCCTGATCGTCGCCGCCGCGGTTGCCGCCGCGTTGATCTCCACCGCGCGGGTGTTGCGGGACGCGGTGCGTCTGCTGGCCCGCGTGTTGGTCCGGCGTTGGCATCTGAACCGTGAAGTCGCCCAATTCATCGGTACCGCCGTGGTGGTGGTGCTGGTCGTCATGCTGGTCAACGGCGTGCTCTACCGCGGGTTTCTGGCCGGGGCAAGTCGCGTTTTCCAGCCGCAGAATGCCACTACCCGCGAGGGTGTCAGTCAACCCTTCGAACGTGAACGGTCAGGCAGCCCAGACTCTTTCGCCCCGTGGGATACGCTGGGATTTCAGGGTCGCAACTTCGTTGCCACCGGCCCGCACGTCGACGAATTGACCAGGCTCAACGGAAAGCCCGCCAAGGAGCCCATCCGCGTCTATGCGGGACTGCATACCGGAGATACCGACCAGCAGCGAATTGCGGTGGTGCTCAGTGAACTTGAGCGCACCCATGCCTTCGGCCGCAAGGTGTTGGTGATCGTTCCGACGACGGGTACCGGCTGGGTCAATCCGGTCGCCGCACGGGCGCTGGAGATGATGTACAACGGCGACACCGCGACGGTCGGCATGCAGTATTCGTATCTGCCGAGCTGGATTTCGTTCATCGCGGACCGGCAGAAGTCGGTGGACTCCGGGCGGGCGATGATCGATGCCATTCACGCACGCTGGGCAGAACTGCCCCCGGACCACCGGCCCAAACTGGTGCTTTACGGAGAAAGTCTGGGATCGCTGGCCGGTCAAGGCGCGTTCTCGTGGCTGCCCGACATCACCAGGATGGGGTTCTCCGCGGTGCTGTGGGTGGGGCCGCCCAATGCGAGCACACTCTGGCACGGTCTGCTGGTGCGCCGTGATCCAGGTACCCCTGCGGTCAGACCGCGCTACGACAACGGCCGCACGGTCCGGTTCTCCGAAGCGGTCGACCCCGGCGAAATCGCGGCTGACACCGCTGGTCCCTGGGAGGGGACACGGGTGCTGTTCCTGCAGCATCCGTCCGATCCAATCGTCTGGTGGTCTACGGATCTGTTGTTCTCCCGGCCGGATTGGCTTGTCGAGCCGCCGGGGCGGGACCGCACCGAGTCGATGCGCTGGTACCCGATCATCACGTTCTGGCAGGTTGCCGCAGACATGACCAACGCCTCGGGCGTGCCGGCCGGACATGGGCACAACTATGGCGAATCGATGTTGGACGGTTGGGCCGCAGTCGCGCCGCCCGCCGGCTGGACACCGCACGACACCGACCGCATCCGGATCGCACTGCAGAAGACCCTCGCCGAGGACGGTCCCGAAAACTGA
- the purL gene encoding phosphoribosylformylglycinamidine synthase subunit PurL codes for MDSVQRAAATPDHPQPYRELGLKDDEYQRIRDILGRRPTDAELAMYSVMWSEHCSYKSSKVHLRYFGETTTDEMRAGMLAGIGENAGVVDIGDGWAVTFKVESHNHPSYVEPYQGAATGVGGIVRDIMAMGARPVAVMDQLRFGAADAPDTRRVLDGVVRGVGGYGNSLGLPNIGGETVFDASYAGNPLVNALCVGVLRKEDLHLAFASGTGNKIILFGARTGLDGIGGVSVLASETFGGDEGDAGHEAGGGAGPSKSRKKLPAVQVGDPFTEKVLIECCLELYAADLVVGIQDLGGAGLSCATSELASAGDGGMRVELERVPQRAANMTPAEILSSESQERMCAVVTPENVEAFLAVCRKWDVLATVIGEVTDGDRLQITWNGETVVDVPPRTVAHEGPVYQRPVARPDTQDALIADTSAKLPRPKTGDELRETLLAMVGSPHLCSRAFITEQYDRYVRGNTVLAEHADGGVLRIDETTGRGIALSTDASGRYTQLDPYTGAQLALAEAYRNVAVTGATPVAVTNCLNFGSPEDPGVMWQFSQAVRGLADGCAALGIPVTGGNVSFYNQTGSTAILPTPVVGVLGVLEDVHRRIPTRLGTEPGETLLLLGDTHDEFDGSIWAQVTGDHLGGVPPKVDLEREKLLADVLVAASRDGLISAAHDLSEGGLIQAVVEAALAGETGCRVILPEGADPFVALFSESAGRVLVAVPRTEESRFRSMCEARGLPVTRIGVTDQGSDSVEVQDQFSVTLSELRSTSEGVLPGLFG; via the coding sequence ATTGACTCGGTGCAGCGGGCGGCCGCCACCCCCGATCACCCCCAGCCCTACCGCGAACTCGGCCTCAAAGACGACGAGTACCAGCGGATCCGGGACATCCTGGGCCGGCGTCCCACCGACGCCGAGCTGGCGATGTACTCGGTGATGTGGAGTGAGCACTGCTCCTACAAGTCCTCCAAGGTGCATCTGCGGTACTTCGGTGAGACCACCACCGACGAGATGCGCGCAGGCATGCTGGCCGGCATCGGCGAGAACGCTGGTGTGGTCGACATCGGCGACGGTTGGGCCGTGACGTTCAAGGTCGAGTCCCACAACCACCCGTCCTACGTCGAGCCCTATCAGGGCGCCGCGACGGGTGTCGGCGGCATTGTGCGCGACATCATGGCGATGGGCGCCCGCCCGGTCGCGGTGATGGACCAGTTGCGCTTCGGCGCGGCCGACGCGCCTGACACCCGCCGCGTGCTCGACGGCGTGGTGCGCGGCGTCGGTGGCTACGGCAACTCGCTTGGCCTGCCCAACATCGGCGGCGAGACCGTCTTCGACGCGTCCTATGCGGGAAACCCACTGGTCAACGCGTTGTGCGTGGGCGTGCTGCGCAAAGAGGACCTGCACCTGGCGTTTGCGTCGGGCACGGGCAACAAGATCATCCTGTTCGGCGCCCGCACCGGCTTGGACGGTATCGGCGGTGTGTCAGTGCTGGCGTCGGAGACGTTCGGTGGCGACGAGGGCGACGCCGGACACGAAGCCGGAGGCGGAGCCGGACCGTCGAAATCGCGTAAAAAGTTGCCCGCGGTGCAGGTCGGTGACCCGTTCACCGAGAAGGTGCTCATCGAGTGCTGTCTGGAGCTCTACGCGGCTGACCTGGTGGTCGGTATCCAGGATCTCGGCGGCGCCGGATTGTCCTGTGCCACATCCGAACTGGCCTCCGCCGGGGACGGTGGTATGCGGGTGGAACTGGAACGAGTACCGCAGCGTGCGGCCAACATGACCCCGGCGGAGATCCTGTCCAGCGAATCGCAGGAACGGATGTGCGCGGTGGTCACCCCGGAGAACGTCGAAGCGTTCCTGGCGGTGTGCCGCAAGTGGGATGTGCTGGCCACCGTCATCGGCGAGGTCACCGACGGCGACCGGCTGCAGATCACCTGGAACGGCGAGACCGTCGTCGACGTGCCTCCGCGCACCGTGGCCCACGAGGGCCCGGTGTACCAGCGTCCGGTGGCCCGGCCCGACACCCAGGACGCGCTGATCGCCGACACCTCGGCGAAGCTGCCTCGGCCCAAGACGGGCGACGAGCTGCGGGAGACCTTGCTCGCCATGGTCGGCAGCCCGCACCTGTGCAGCCGGGCGTTCATCACCGAGCAGTACGACCGCTATGTACGCGGCAACACCGTGCTGGCCGAGCATGCCGACGGCGGCGTGCTGCGCATCGACGAGACGACCGGCCGCGGCATCGCGTTGTCCACCGACGCGTCGGGCCGCTACACCCAGCTCGACCCGTATACCGGTGCGCAGCTGGCCTTGGCTGAGGCCTACCGCAATGTCGCCGTCACCGGCGCCACACCGGTCGCGGTGACCAACTGTCTCAACTTCGGGTCTCCCGAGGATCCGGGCGTGATGTGGCAGTTCAGCCAGGCAGTGCGCGGCCTCGCCGATGGCTGTGCGGCTCTGGGCATTCCGGTGACCGGTGGCAATGTCAGCTTCTACAACCAGACCGGGTCCACAGCGATCCTGCCGACCCCGGTGGTCGGTGTGCTCGGTGTCTTGGAAGATGTGCACCGACGTATCCCTACACGTCTGGGCACCGAGCCCGGCGAAACACTGCTGCTGCTGGGCGACACCCACGATGAGTTCGACGGGTCGATCTGGGCACAGGTCACGGGCGACCACCTCGGTGGTGTTCCTCCGAAGGTCGACCTGGAGCGCGAAAAGCTGCTGGCCGATGTGCTCGTGGCAGCTTCACGTGACGGGCTGATCTCCGCAGCCCACGACTTGTCCGAAGGCGGCCTGATCCAGGCCGTTGTCGAGGCCGCCCTTGCCGGTGAAACCGGTTGCCGCGTAATCCTTCCCGAAGGAGCCGACCCCTTCGTGGCGTTGTTCTCCGAGTCGGCCGGCCGGGTGCTGGTGGCCGTACCACGCACCGAGGAGAGCAGGTTCCGGTCGATGTGTGAGGCGCGGGGCCTGCCGGTGACCCGGATCGGCGTGACAGACCAGGGCAGCGACTCGGTCGAAGTGCAGGACCAGTTCAGCGTCACCCTGTCCGAGCTGCGGAGCACGTCGGAGGGCGTGCTGCCCGGGTTGTTCGGGTGA
- a CDS encoding cation:proton antiporter, protein MLLSLVAVSVVLAGWSLFSRGFERLRLTAPMVLVLAGIAVGFTTRDAVASTLNAVAAQHIAEIILAVLLFVDATDVRGGYLGADPRSALRLLFIAMPLGLAASVLLGLWLLPGLPWAVLLVIACVVVPIDFAPTSSLLRDDRIPERVRGLLNVEAGYNDGIVSPLFIFALVLASDRTEAENPLDALARAVPEAGKALLVGAVVGAALAVATNTAERRGLMTGQAKRLILVTAPVLSFGASLGIGGNGFVSAFVCGIAFNYFRVSPTFATELELVDDVGFLLASGMWFVFGLTAVLALGYGVPWGLVLFCLLVLTLVRIGTVLLAMLGSPVSWSERLLLGWLGPRGTTSIVFGLLAFNALDGVAENTLVQVLVIAVLGSVIIHGAGAPAAARAYQRSQTKLSA, encoded by the coding sequence ATGCTGTTGTCGCTCGTCGCGGTCTCGGTGGTGCTGGCCGGCTGGTCGCTATTCTCGCGTGGCTTCGAGCGTTTGCGGCTGACCGCACCGATGGTGTTGGTACTGGCCGGGATTGCGGTCGGCTTCACCACCCGGGATGCGGTGGCGTCGACCCTGAATGCCGTCGCCGCCCAGCACATCGCCGAAATCATCCTTGCGGTACTGCTTTTCGTCGATGCCACTGATGTCCGCGGCGGCTACCTCGGCGCAGACCCGCGCTCGGCGCTGCGACTTCTGTTCATCGCAATGCCGCTGGGCCTGGCCGCCTCTGTGCTGCTGGGGCTGTGGCTGCTGCCGGGACTACCGTGGGCCGTGCTGCTGGTCATCGCGTGCGTGGTGGTGCCGATCGATTTCGCGCCGACATCGTCGCTGCTGCGTGACGACCGCATCCCCGAGCGCGTGCGGGGGCTGCTCAATGTCGAGGCCGGCTACAACGACGGCATCGTGTCGCCGCTGTTCATCTTCGCGCTGGTGCTCGCCTCGGATCGCACTGAAGCCGAGAACCCCCTCGACGCTCTGGCCAGGGCCGTCCCCGAGGCAGGCAAGGCGCTTCTCGTCGGAGCCGTCGTCGGCGCGGCACTGGCCGTGGCGACCAACACCGCTGAACGCCGTGGCCTGATGACGGGCCAGGCCAAACGCCTGATCCTGGTGACTGCCCCGGTGCTGTCCTTCGGCGCCAGCCTCGGCATCGGCGGCAACGGCTTCGTTTCGGCCTTCGTCTGCGGCATAGCGTTCAACTACTTCCGGGTCTCGCCGACCTTCGCCACCGAACTCGAACTCGTCGACGACGTGGGATTCCTGTTGGCGTCGGGGATGTGGTTCGTGTTCGGCCTCACCGCCGTGTTGGCGCTCGGCTACGGCGTGCCGTGGGGGCTGGTCTTGTTCTGCCTGCTCGTGCTGACTCTGGTGCGCATCGGCACGGTGCTGCTGGCGATGCTCGGCTCACCCGTCAGCTGGTCCGAACGGCTACTGCTCGGTTGGCTGGGACCTCGCGGCACCACCTCGATCGTGTTCGGACTGCTGGCCTTCAACGCCCTTGACGGGGTGGCCGAGAACACCCTGGTGCAGGTGCTGGTCATCGCGGTGTTGGGCAGCGTGATCATCCACGGAGCCGGTGCACCGGCGGCTGCGCGCGCCTACCAGCGATCACAAACTAAACTGAGCGCGTGA
- a CDS encoding M18 family aminopeptidase, with product MAASPLGLCEFIDASPSPFHVCAHAAQRLIHAGFTELAETDAWPANGRFFTVRAGSLVAWRTENARTAAPFRIVGGHTDSPNLRVKQHPDLLVAGWQMVALQPYGGAWLNSWLDRDLGISGRLAVRIGNRIEHRLIRVDDPILRVPQLAIHLSDDRKGVSPDPQRHVNAVWGVGERPRSFIGFVAERAGVAEADVLGFDLMTHDVTPSSVTGVDDEFVSAPRLDNQVTCYAGLEAFLAAAGADHVPVLALFDHEEVGSTSDHGAQSELLPTVLERITLAADGSREDYLRRVAGSMVASGDMAHATHPNYPERHEPSHHIAVNAGPVLKVQPNLRYATDGRTAAAFALACEQAGVPLQRYEHRADLPCGSTIGPMTSARTGIPTVDVGAAQLAMHSAREFMGAHDVAAYSAALQAFLSPG from the coding sequence ATGGCAGCTAGCCCCCTTGGTCTGTGTGAGTTCATCGACGCGTCGCCGTCCCCGTTCCACGTGTGTGCTCACGCCGCGCAACGGCTGATCCATGCGGGTTTCACCGAATTGGCCGAAACCGATGCGTGGCCGGCTAACGGCAGGTTCTTCACGGTGCGAGCCGGTTCGCTCGTGGCGTGGCGTACCGAGAATGCCAGGACCGCCGCGCCGTTTCGCATCGTCGGCGGGCACACCGACAGCCCGAATCTGCGCGTCAAGCAGCATCCAGACCTGTTGGTCGCCGGCTGGCAGATGGTGGCGCTGCAGCCCTACGGCGGGGCCTGGCTGAACTCCTGGCTGGACCGTGATCTCGGCATCAGCGGCCGCCTGGCCGTGCGCATCGGCAACCGGATCGAACACCGCCTGATCCGTGTCGACGACCCGATTCTGCGGGTGCCGCAGCTGGCGATTCACCTCTCCGACGACCGCAAGGGCGTCAGCCCGGACCCGCAGCGGCACGTCAACGCGGTGTGGGGCGTGGGGGAGCGGCCGCGGTCCTTCATCGGCTTCGTGGCTGAGCGGGCCGGGGTCGCAGAGGCTGATGTGCTGGGTTTCGACCTGATGACCCACGACGTCACGCCGTCGTCCGTCACCGGTGTCGACGATGAGTTCGTCAGCGCGCCGCGGCTGGACAACCAGGTGACCTGCTATGCGGGCCTGGAGGCCTTCCTCGCCGCGGCCGGCGCGGACCATGTGCCGGTGCTGGCGTTGTTCGACCACGAAGAGGTGGGGTCCACCTCGGACCACGGGGCCCAGTCCGAGTTGCTGCCGACCGTGCTGGAACGCATCACGTTGGCCGCCGACGGCAGCCGCGAGGACTACCTGCGCCGGGTGGCCGGATCGATGGTTGCGTCGGGCGACATGGCGCATGCCACCCACCCGAACTATCCCGAGCGCCACGAGCCGTCCCACCACATCGCGGTGAACGCCGGTCCGGTGCTCAAGGTGCAGCCGAATCTGCGTTACGCCACCGACGGCCGCACCGCGGCGGCCTTCGCGCTGGCCTGCGAGCAGGCGGGTGTCCCGCTGCAACGCTACGAGCACCGGGCCGATCTACCGTGCGGGTCGACGATCGGGCCGATGACATCGGCCCGCACCGGCATCCCCACCGTCGATGTCGGAGCGGCCCAGTTGGCCATGCATTCCGCCCGGGAGTTCATGGGCGCGCACGACGTCGCCGCCTACTCGGCCGCGTTGCAGGCGTTTCTGTCACCGGGCTGA
- a CDS encoding Dyp-type peroxidase, protein MVSTVNEGQEAAVHDALADISGLVRAIGFRDPTKHLSAVVSIGSDAWDRLFSGPRPAELHRFIALDGPRHHAPATPGDLLFHLRAESMDVCFELATRLVDAMAGAITIVDEVHGFKFFDNRDLLGFVDGTENPNGPVATNASQIGDEDPDFAGGCYVHVQKYLHDMASWNSLSVEEQERVIGRTKLDDIEMSDAVKPPNSHLALNVIEDAAGNELKIIRHNMPFGEIGKGEFGTYYIGYSRTPSVTERMLHNMFIGDPPGSTDRILDFSTAVTGGLFFSPTIDFLDSPPPLPTSADREEESSPVSVMEPVASRRDPSLAIGSLKGTLQ, encoded by the coding sequence ATGGTCTCGACCGTCAACGAAGGTCAGGAGGCTGCCGTTCACGACGCCCTGGCCGATATCTCGGGCCTGGTACGGGCAATCGGGTTCCGCGACCCCACCAAACATCTGTCGGCGGTCGTGTCGATCGGTTCCGACGCCTGGGACCGGCTGTTCTCCGGCCCGCGCCCGGCCGAATTACATCGCTTCATCGCCCTCGACGGTCCGCGCCATCACGCCCCGGCCACTCCCGGAGATCTGCTGTTCCACCTGCGGGCCGAGTCCATGGATGTGTGCTTCGAACTCGCGACCAGACTCGTCGATGCGATGGCCGGCGCCATCACCATCGTCGACGAGGTGCACGGATTCAAGTTCTTCGACAACAGGGATCTGCTCGGATTCGTCGACGGCACCGAGAACCCGAACGGGCCGGTAGCCACCAACGCCAGCCAAATCGGCGATGAGGACCCCGATTTCGCCGGCGGCTGCTACGTACACGTGCAGAAGTATCTGCACGACATGGCATCGTGGAATTCGTTGTCCGTCGAGGAGCAGGAGCGGGTGATCGGACGCACGAAACTCGACGACATCGAAATGTCCGATGCGGTGAAGCCACCGAATTCGCACCTCGCCCTCAACGTCATCGAAGACGCGGCGGGCAATGAGCTGAAGATCATCCGGCACAACATGCCGTTCGGCGAGATCGGCAAGGGCGAATTCGGCACGTACTACATCGGCTACTCCCGCACCCCCAGCGTGACCGAGCGAATGCTGCACAACATGTTCATCGGCGACCCGCCCGGCAGCACCGACCGGATCCTCGATTTCTCCACGGCCGTCACGGGCGGCTTGTTCTTCAGCCCCACCATCGACTTCTTGGATTCCCCACCGCCCCTCCCGACTTCGGCGGACCGGGAAGAAGAATCGTCACCCGTTTCGGTCATGGAGCCGGTGGCGAGTAGGAGAGACCCGTCCCTTGCGATCGGCAGCCTGAAAGGAACACTGCAATGA